In a genomic window of Agrobacterium tumefaciens:
- a CDS encoding DUF2235 domain-containing protein, whose translation MPKNILIFSDGTGQAGGLLPDERRSNVYKLFRATRCGPESAINPDDQVAFYDAGLGSASDGVDIKIGPIRKIYNVLSQATGLGITKNIVDCYTAILQSWEPGDRIFLFGFSRGAYTARCVGGVLGLCGVPTTMEDGITPFYRDPKTARQVANEAVKTIYQHGAGKGNKLLDTQRKELAVRFREKYRSADENDQANTVPYFVGVWDTVGALGINAVQQMLIILAAAIGIAAVATAVWALMPWEIGLSIWLISSVVFTGAVIGAWYLATHLKWARGLSDPWWKTVHLTGWRMKFYDTFLNPRVEHAKHALSIDENRAKFARVPWTYQSSNAANKEDGWFEQVWFAGVHSDIGGSYLETESRLSDIALSWMVNRAANVPHPIVTDERWLHLYPSSAGVQHDEIKSGWLPWKACVRAVPTDAPIHPSVIDRIKLDGVVHYDETKAYRPAGLRDHVAVKQYYSGGVPIEQGGTVAKI comes from the coding sequence TTGCTTTCTACGACGCGGGGTTGGGATCAGCTTCAGACGGCGTTGACATTAAAATCGGACCAATTCGGAAAATTTATAATGTTCTCTCACAAGCTACTGGCCTTGGGATAACCAAGAATATTGTCGACTGTTACACGGCCATTCTACAGTCCTGGGAGCCTGGGGACAGGATATTTTTGTTTGGGTTCAGCCGTGGTGCCTACACCGCACGATGCGTTGGTGGCGTGTTAGGTCTATGCGGTGTTCCAACCACTATGGAGGATGGTATCACTCCATTTTACCGCGATCCAAAAACTGCCCGTCAGGTTGCGAACGAAGCGGTAAAGACCATCTATCAACATGGTGCCGGTAAGGGCAATAAGTTGCTGGATACCCAGCGGAAAGAACTGGCTGTTCGCTTTCGGGAGAAATATCGATCTGCTGATGAAAACGATCAGGCCAACACTGTACCGTACTTCGTCGGAGTATGGGATACCGTGGGCGCATTGGGAATTAATGCCGTCCAGCAGATGCTTATTATCCTCGCGGCCGCAATTGGAATTGCAGCAGTAGCTACAGCAGTATGGGCACTCATGCCTTGGGAGATTGGGCTAAGTATTTGGCTCATCTCCAGCGTGGTTTTCACAGGGGCCGTCATAGGAGCGTGGTACTTGGCGACCCACTTGAAATGGGCGCGAGGACTGAGCGATCCATGGTGGAAAACTGTCCACCTGACGGGCTGGCGGATGAAATTCTACGACACTTTTCTCAATCCAAGGGTCGAGCATGCAAAACATGCGCTTTCAATAGACGAGAATCGAGCAAAATTTGCTCGTGTACCGTGGACCTATCAATCTTCAAATGCTGCGAACAAAGAAGATGGTTGGTTCGAACAGGTTTGGTTCGCAGGCGTGCACTCTGATATCGGCGGTAGCTATCTCGAAACGGAATCTCGTCTGTCAGACATAGCGCTCTCGTGGATGGTGAATAGAGCGGCAAATGTTCCACATCCCATTGTTACCGATGAAAGATGGCTCCATCTTTATCCGTCCAGCGCGGGCGTCCAGCATGACGAGATCAAATCTGGATGGCTGCCGTGGAAGGCGTGCGTCCGCGCAGTTCCTACGGATGCACCAATACATCCGAGCGTCATTGACCGGATTAAACTGGATGGCGTTGTCCACTACGATGAAACAAAGGCATATCGGCCCGCAGGGTTACGCGATCATGTCGCTGTGAAGCAATATTACTCAGGTGGGGTGCCGATAGAGCAGGGTGGTACCGTAGCAAAGATATGA